Proteins from a genomic interval of Polyodon spathula isolate WHYD16114869_AA chromosome 1, ASM1765450v1, whole genome shotgun sequence:
- the LOC121320017 gene encoding pre-mRNA 3'-end-processing factor FIP1-like isoform X1: MSAEETDKSMVTDTSAPAGDEDGDGDGDGDEEEEWLYGDENETKEEEEEATPVTVSAFPPPTAEEEATGNGVAKQDTAAEDDEDTDSDSDDDDDDVRVTIGDIKTGAPQYAAYGGAPVNLNIKTAGRPYGAVGKSKGIDLEAPGSINGVPLLEVDLDSFEDKPWRKPGADLSDYFNYGFNEDTWKAYCEKQKRLRMGLEVATATSTSSKITVQQGRTGNAEKEVGLPTPKVDFTSPTNIFKPGIPPSRISPTHWSGGPASQDTSFYTKVPGTINVIGGQTATISRVEGRRRHNNDSNNIQVISEHSTSDADAAPAPAPAPAPAPAKLPPFFPPGSLPPNIPPPPFLPPPPNVGTAPPLIPPPRIPITVPPPGFPPPPSLIPTLDGGHAGSYDGRSVPPYPFNPGYPHLAGAVASWSNIIDSSKQWEYYSRREKERDREKERERERPRERGHERERERERDHSPASMAYNSDEERFRYREYAERGYERHRERSSREKEDRHRERRHRDKEESRHKSSRSSSRRGHDSEEGDGHRRHKHKKSKRSKEGKEASDDHAPEQDHSEAAGLD; this comes from the exons TGCATTTCCTCCACCTACTGCTGAAGAGGAAGCCACTGGAAATGGTGTAGCGAAGCAG GACACAGCAGCAGAAGATGATGAGGACACAGATAGCGAcagtgatgatgatgacgatgacgTTCGTGTCACCATCGGGGACATTAAAACAGGGGCTCCTCAGTATGC AGCCTATGGTGGGGCACCAGTGAATCTCAACATTAAGACAGCTGGAAGGCCGTATGGGGCAG TAGGAAAATCAAAGGGAATCGATCTTGAAGCACCAGGAAGTATCAATGGGGTTCCACTATTGGAAGTAGACTTGGATTCTTTTGAAGACAAACCCTGGAGAAAACCAG GTGCTGATCTATCTGATTATTTCAACTATGGGTTCAATGAGGACACTTGGAAGGCCTACTGTGAGAAACAGAAGAGACTCAGAATGGGGCTTGAAGTTGCAACAGCTACCTCGACAAGCAGCAAAATTACG GTTCAGCAGGGAAGAACTGGAAATGCTGAAAAGGAAGTCGGTTTACCGACACCTAAAGTTGATTTTACCTCTCCTACTAACATCTTCAAACCAGGAATTCCACCGTCCAG GATTTCTCCCACTCACTGGTCAGGAGGCCCAGCTTCTCAAGATACATCATTTTATAC GAAGGTACCAGGAACGATCAATGTGATCGGGGGACAGACTGCCACCATCAGCCGCGTCGAGGGGCGGCGCCGACACAACAACGACAGCAATAATATTCAG GTCATTTCAGAACATTCCACCTCAGATGCAGATGCTGCACCTGCGCCTGCGcctgcacctgcacctgcacctgcCAAGTTGCCTCCATTTTTCCCACCTGGATCTCTGCCTCCAAAtatcccccctcccccatttctACCACCTCCCCCCAACGTCGGCACTGCACCTCCACTGATTCCTCCACCAA gaaTTCCCATCACTGTACCACCTCCAG GTtttccaccaccaccatcacttATTCCAACACTGGATGG TGGACATGCAGGAAGCTATGATGGTCGCTCAGTTCCACCGTATCCGTTTAACCCTG GCTATCCCCATCTCGCTGGCGCAGTTGCATCGTGGTCTAATATCATTGACAGCTCCAAGCAGTGGGAATACTATTcaaggagagagaaggagcgggACAGAGAGAAGGAGCGTGAGCGAGAGCGTCCAAGAGAGAGAGGTCATGAgcgggagagagagcgagaacgGGATCACAGTCCCGCCTCCATGGCTTACAACAG TGATGAGGAGCGGTTCAGGTACAGAGAGTATGCTGAGAGAGGCTATGAGCGTCACAGGGAGAGAAGCAGCAGGGAGAAGGAAGACCGACACAGAGAAAGAAGACATCGGGACAAAGAAGAGAGTCGGCACAAGTCATCTCGGAG CAGCAGCAGGCGAGGTCATGATAGCGAGGAAGGAGATGGCCATAGAAGACACAAACACAAGAAGTCTAAAAGAAGTAAAGAAGGAAAGGAAGCCAGTGATGATCATGCTCCTGAGCAGGACCATTCAGAAGCTGCAGGCCTTGACTAA
- the LOC121320017 gene encoding pre-mRNA 3'-end-processing factor FIP1-like isoform X2, with product MSAEETDKSMVTDTSAPAGDEDGDGDGDGDEEEEWLYGDENETKEEEEEATPVTVSAFPPPTAEEEATGNGVAKQDTAAEDDEDTDSDSDDDDDDVRVTIGDIKTGAPQYAAYGGAPVNLNIKTAGRPYGAGKSKGIDLEAPGSINGVPLLEVDLDSFEDKPWRKPGADLSDYFNYGFNEDTWKAYCEKQKRLRMGLEVATATSTSSKITVQQGRTGNAEKEVGLPTPKVDFTSPTNIFKPGIPPSRISPTHWSGGPASQDTSFYTKVPGTINVIGGQTATISRVEGRRRHNNDSNNIQVISEHSTSDADAAPAPAPAPAPAPAKLPPFFPPGSLPPNIPPPPFLPPPPNVGTAPPLIPPPRIPITVPPPGFPPPPSLIPTLDGGHAGSYDGRSVPPYPFNPGYPHLAGAVASWSNIIDSSKQWEYYSRREKERDREKERERERPRERGHERERERERDHSPASMAYNSDEERFRYREYAERGYERHRERSSREKEDRHRERRHRDKEESRHKSSRSSSRRGHDSEEGDGHRRHKHKKSKRSKEGKEASDDHAPEQDHSEAAGLD from the exons TGCATTTCCTCCACCTACTGCTGAAGAGGAAGCCACTGGAAATGGTGTAGCGAAGCAG GACACAGCAGCAGAAGATGATGAGGACACAGATAGCGAcagtgatgatgatgacgatgacgTTCGTGTCACCATCGGGGACATTAAAACAGGGGCTCCTCAGTATGC AGCCTATGGTGGGGCACCAGTGAATCTCAACATTAAGACAGCTGGAAGGCCGTATGGGGCAG GAAAATCAAAGGGAATCGATCTTGAAGCACCAGGAAGTATCAATGGGGTTCCACTATTGGAAGTAGACTTGGATTCTTTTGAAGACAAACCCTGGAGAAAACCAG GTGCTGATCTATCTGATTATTTCAACTATGGGTTCAATGAGGACACTTGGAAGGCCTACTGTGAGAAACAGAAGAGACTCAGAATGGGGCTTGAAGTTGCAACAGCTACCTCGACAAGCAGCAAAATTACG GTTCAGCAGGGAAGAACTGGAAATGCTGAAAAGGAAGTCGGTTTACCGACACCTAAAGTTGATTTTACCTCTCCTACTAACATCTTCAAACCAGGAATTCCACCGTCCAG GATTTCTCCCACTCACTGGTCAGGAGGCCCAGCTTCTCAAGATACATCATTTTATAC GAAGGTACCAGGAACGATCAATGTGATCGGGGGACAGACTGCCACCATCAGCCGCGTCGAGGGGCGGCGCCGACACAACAACGACAGCAATAATATTCAG GTCATTTCAGAACATTCCACCTCAGATGCAGATGCTGCACCTGCGCCTGCGcctgcacctgcacctgcacctgcCAAGTTGCCTCCATTTTTCCCACCTGGATCTCTGCCTCCAAAtatcccccctcccccatttctACCACCTCCCCCCAACGTCGGCACTGCACCTCCACTGATTCCTCCACCAA gaaTTCCCATCACTGTACCACCTCCAG GTtttccaccaccaccatcacttATTCCAACACTGGATGG TGGACATGCAGGAAGCTATGATGGTCGCTCAGTTCCACCGTATCCGTTTAACCCTG GCTATCCCCATCTCGCTGGCGCAGTTGCATCGTGGTCTAATATCATTGACAGCTCCAAGCAGTGGGAATACTATTcaaggagagagaaggagcgggACAGAGAGAAGGAGCGTGAGCGAGAGCGTCCAAGAGAGAGAGGTCATGAgcgggagagagagcgagaacgGGATCACAGTCCCGCCTCCATGGCTTACAACAG TGATGAGGAGCGGTTCAGGTACAGAGAGTATGCTGAGAGAGGCTATGAGCGTCACAGGGAGAGAAGCAGCAGGGAGAAGGAAGACCGACACAGAGAAAGAAGACATCGGGACAAAGAAGAGAGTCGGCACAAGTCATCTCGGAG CAGCAGCAGGCGAGGTCATGATAGCGAGGAAGGAGATGGCCATAGAAGACACAAACACAAGAAGTCTAAAAGAAGTAAAGAAGGAAAGGAAGCCAGTGATGATCATGCTCCTGAGCAGGACCATTCAGAAGCTGCAGGCCTTGACTAA